The Xanthocytophaga agilis DNA window CAAAAAATAAAAGAAATGATTTTTTGAAAGACATAGATTTTAAGGAGGTATACATGACGTAAAGTCACAAACGTTGAAAATATGGATGCAATTTAAAAGATGTTTTGGAATTGTCAGGCTATAAAACAATTTTAAGGCTTCTTATAAATTATTCCATCTTTCATCACAAAGGTAACTTTGCGAAGAGAGGTCATATCTTTGGTCGGATCACCTTCTACAGCAATCAGATCTGCCAGAAATTCAGGTTGGATAGCTCCCAGATGTGACAACTCAAACACGCGTGCATTAACCGATGTCGCTGATCGTAATACATCCAGTGGTTTCATGCCATATTCAGCCATCAGTTCCATTTCACGAACATTATCTCCATGACTAAATACACCTACATCACCACCCATCACAATGGTGACTCTAGCTTCCATGGCTTGTTTAAAGCTTTGTTTTTTTTGCTGAATACGAGTTGGTTCAGGATCTGTTCCTTTTTTCCATCCTCTGTATTGCAAAATAGCATCTCCGGCCGCCAGAGTAGGACAGAGGGCTACATCTTTCTGTGCCATCAACTTAAAAATTTCAGGATTGCCGTTATCTCCATGTTCAATAGTCCGGATACCAGCCTGTATAGCCCGACGCATGCCTTCTGCTGTACTGGCATGTGCCACTACAACCCGACCACTACTAGCCGCTGTTTCTACCGCCAGTCGTAGTTCTGCTTCTGTGAATGTTGGCATTGCTTCACCCCGCATACCCCAGCGATAGTCTGCATAGACTTTGACGATATCAGCTCCTTTACCAATTTGTTCACGTACTACCCGAACCAGATCTTCAGCACCTGAAGCTTCCTGTGCTCCTTGGGGGACTAGGACATGAGTAGCAAATCCTTTAGGACCATAACTACCTGTAGCCACAATAGCGCGTCCGGCTACCAGCATTCTCGGACCAGGAATTATACCTTTCTCGATAGCCTGTTTTAATCCTACATCATCATACTCAGCTCCTTCTGTGCCCAAGTCTCGAACGGTAGTAATTCCTGCCAGTAATGTTTTATTTGCATGAACTACTGCTCTGGCTGTACGTTCAGCGTGAGATTCTTTCAGTACCTGATCATCCCAGGATGTTTCATTATAAGGATGCAGAAACAAATGGGAATGTCCCTCAATCAGACCGGGTAGCAAAGTCATAGCAGGCAAATTGATTGTTTCCGCATTGGCTGGTAGTTGTATATCTGCTGGCTTTCCTGCTGCAA harbors:
- a CDS encoding metal-dependent hydrolase family protein; translated protein: MKLHLLLITLWTTFFSNAQSSSTLPVKTYVLKPERVFDGKEVKTGWIVLVQGNKIIAAGKPADIQLPANAETINLPAMTLLPGLIEGHSHLFLHPYNETSWDDQVLKESHAERTARAVVHANKTLLAGITTVRDLGTEGAEYDDVGLKQAIEKGIIPGPRMLVAGRAIVATGSYGPKGFATHVLVPQGAQEASGAEDLVRVVREQIGKGADIVKVYADYRWGMRGEAMPTFTEAELRLAVETAASSGRVVVAHASTAEGMRRAIQAGIRTIEHGDNGNPEIFKLMAQKDVALCPTLAAGDAILQYRGWKKGTDPEPTRIQQKKQSFKQAMEARVTIVMGGDVGVFSHGDNVREMELMAEYGMKPLDVLRSATSVNARVFELSHLGAIQPEFLADLIAVEGDPTKDMTSLRKVTFVMKDGIIYKKP